The region GACCAACTGCCTGCCTCCCACCGCCAGACGCAGCCGGATAGGAGTACTGTATGTGCCTAAAGGGCAAGACCTGGCTGATATGCACATGGTCATCAACGGTGAGGACATGGGAGCTTCTGCAAAGGGGATCCCCTCCACCCAGCCTCTCCATGCTGTGGTCGACGTCTTTGCTGCTACTAAGTGTGTCCGAATCGTCCAGGTGGAGTATGGATGTAAGTGTCACAGTGATACTTTTAACCATGGGTGGATTGTAAAACAAAGGGCGTCCAGGCACAGGCATGTAACTGTGTAACATTTTGCAGGTGATCCACTCGTGGCAAAAAAACGACTTAGAGTGCCTGTAGTCATTTTGGGCCTCTTTGTAATCAGCTTGAGtctctttaaagctttagtgtgtaactttttgatattaatgaacgtccgttacattgaagccgttgccaaatgagttgatacaaagctaattaagactatcagctccacacaactctctctgtatctctcagtatggctatgttcagaagatagtgtcgtccagtgactttcccacgccagagtccatcatgttttttgtatcatgtggatgcggcGACAGTTTTgtcgtcattacttagaatttttcatgggggagacagaaactacgcactatagctttaaagttgttttgcatctctttgtattcgttttgcatctctttgtatttgttttgagtcttttgtagtcactttgtgtctctttgtaatAGTTTTGAGACTCTTTGTGGTCGCTGTACCTcactttgtggtcattttgcattgttttgtggCCGTTTGATTGACTTTCCAACAAGAAATATTAACTTTTTTATCTTTAATTTATTCTGGCCAATGGacctgtccatccatccatgctttttttttatgcatattTCTTCATAATTTCTTCTTAATTTCTCTTCAGTACTTTTATTCTGCTAATCcagtcttttgtgttttttttgttttttttgtctcctttctctGTTGCTTCAGTCTCATCCTTGCAGACGTTGTGTAGGAAGGCCATCCAGAAGCACATTGTCCACAGGATGGCCATTGACTGGCTGGAGCTGCCAGAGGCATTGAAGCACTACTGCAAGTATGAATAAAGGATACAGACCTGCAGTGGACAGAAACttcagtggtggcctaaaggttagagaagcgagCTTGTGTCCGAGCAAGGCccctaaccccaaccgctccagtggagctgctcagactgtggttgtactgggaagcttccaggtatgaatgtgtaactttgtgaatgtgatcagggcgatcctgcaaaagagagactTTCTCTCAATGAACCTGAAAGTGAAGTTAGTGaaggtaaaataataataataataataataaagaaaattcTCCCAGTTTCTACTATGAAAAGGACATTTATTTGTATGATGGAAGTCTGTGtttcatttataaaacaaagctaaaagtgtTTTGACAGTTATGCTCTTGATACCTGCCAGATACTTGACAACGCTGGAATCGTTTCTCTGAAATGGCAactgctaactaaaataaaTTCACACTATTTCATAGGTTGTCTCTCCGTTGTGTTCAAGTTACTTGTAAGTTAGATGATGATAATGAAaagatatatttactttattttacaaaaaaagtgaGCCATGTctactgtgtgtattgtgtattttaaaCGATCTGTATAATTTAACAAGTAAATCATCCAAGTTGTAGCAATAGGCATGGCTTCACCTCAGATCACGCATAACTGTAGTCTTATGTGTCTACCGGGATCACATTTTCTCAGGAGTTGAAAAATCAGAAAACCTCAACACGACAGAAtccaaatttacattttttttgggatGTCTCCTGAGTTTGGGTTTTTACAAAATAGTGTGTGAACGAAGCAAAGTCCTGGTTGTTAGAATGTGAGATGAAACGGTGACTTAAGAGGAAAAACAGACTGGCTTGACTGTCAGTATCTTATTTCTTTGAGATCTTTTGATACTTTTCATATTTCCATTTGAACATGTATTCTCTTCCGCCTAACTCAGAATCAGGTTTTTTCACcaagtaggttttcacatacaaggaataTGTATTGGTGTTTCAGTAAACACAGTAAGGGAAAACTAAAGAGAAAAGCAAATACTTTCAAATGCGTattgcaactacggtagccgttatatGTCACGTTGCCTTTTTAATTCCCTTTTTCGCTTTTTGGGCGACGAGGATTctcttctcctgtggctcggcataagtatgatcctccattatgaactgaagtgcagtgcaggctttcaaatttgccggggcagtgacaagcgcctctcactgatctccttctccgtttcagctggtttcagtcacgtgacgctggctctgaacgaaaacgcgttgtggattagctagacaggtaggctagtgctttatgtccctctcagcgattatagtttttcaaaatggtggaacgacatggaagcctccttggacatgcccgtccaatgtaaatacagataagaaactcttcgcttacgaggataagtcagatcattggcagaggtaattttacaccaatgaggacatatttatgaatgaagacattgattttagctaataaaatacttaaaacactacacagtgtaccttttaacaataaaaaaaaatgaaaaacattgtacaaaaaaaatatgtactatatgtctgttttaaaaataaagagcTGTACAGTTGTATGCACGAATGTGCAAAGTATAATGTATAGGCTAGAGACTATATCCAGGgacgattctaggatcagacctttaggggggctcagcccctaatgagaatgtgacacagatacagtggCTGGCctttagttgcttacgtttcaatttgggttctaatctgcgccgtgaaatgaccaacttcttctccgggaactaccaacgttaaacttcacaaccatctcctgctctccctctgacagattacatagagactcagccaaaggtgaaagtctggcacaaccacctcccaTAGGCCCAAACTACATTTccgttaaccctttccttgactagGTTACAGGTGCATGGCATCGgctacagacacacaggatattaaagctcatgttgcaggttaaccaccactgttgattaatgggtacataaagcactcaacatatgtatatcattgttaaaaatgtctccaaatagtgttaaaggccagtttttgtactagaactatggtgactgactgggatgaggaagaggtgtttttactgtcagtgaatagcaccgagtgaaagtcaaggttttctttatatctagtGACAGTGATCATGTCGTTAGTTCAGATAAGTACTGGTAATCTAGCTAGATCTAGAAATTGAAGGCATCATGCTAGCTATGGGCTAACTTGCCAGTCAGTCCCACCTGTGAAATCCCCCGacgttgtaaacacattttcgatTAGATATCTCACattttgatggtagcctactagctccagtaacaacctatttgcctagtgtttatttattacttagATGGGGGgtgctgttcggcttttcacaagtttagacagctagctaacgctacgccgatgttttgctaacgttagcgtgcaacatgtcttatgttgacaacgtggatgcagatatagaaaactccgaaggcagtcgtaatatttacctaactagcagtctaggctaacgctgttgcgctaacgttagcaaacgtcagcgtagctagctgtctaaacttgtgaaaagccgaacagcatccccgtccaagctgtgtttcactttccctccaatattattatacacataataaagacacatggactcggtcgagaccaaaagctatattttgcaacaccagtggcacagaccgagactataaacagtgaacagagacggggctttcgtctgtcgtctccccaacgtgacgtaatgcaatgcattgtgggggaaaagagaatcattgcaaaccgctactttttcgtattttattccgttttgtgatatccattgtatttgatgttgttaccaacaagcaaattcattagaaaataaacgctgcaacatgggctttaaacctgtttcaagccctttgaacctgtaattgtttgtcctctgtcactaacagacaagttcgcaagctctaacttgaagcacaaaaatttctagaaaaaaaataatccttttttaaaaaaaaagggtctaaaatcgcccatgATATGTCAAATGTGACAGACTGTGGTGATGATGCCATGTAGTAAATCTGTTTTAGGGTCAACTTTCCATTCAGTGTTTGACTGAACTACTGCTGTGGTCAGTAAAATGCCTCCATAGAGCACTCCTGTGTTCCGACACTGCCATCTAGTGTGGATGCAGGTAACTGCAGTGGGCGGTGCTCCCGTTAAATCTCTTCACAcgagaggaagaaaaacagaagagcGTCACATCATCTGGCACTGCACTGCACAAACACGGTATCCGATTGAGAGTCATTTTGGCTTTCAGCTGATCTGTTCAAACACAACAGCATGTCTTTCTGTCACTTCTCCGGCGGGGAGGTCTACAAGGATCATTTCAAACCAGGTAAGCACGCGGTAACTGTTCAGAGCAGTGCTGTGATGTAACCTGCCTCCCTTTTAGTCTGGATTACACAGGACACAATTAACATTCCCTTTTTATGTTCGGCCTAGGTTTGCCTTCAGATGAACCACTTTCAATggacaattattattattcaactATTGTGTAATATCACAGTGATGGGTAGAGAGGAAGGGCACGTGGTTTGGCATTATTGGCCATACTTTTTATTATCCCATGATATTTCAGATTTGTAAGATTTAAGGGGAGTTTATAATCGAAATAGTagtaatcataatcataataaagCTGCTGTTAATGACTGTGGTAAAACACAgcagtgtttttgtttcataCTGAAATCAACTTGTACTATAATTAAGTAAAATGACCTTATTACAGTGcttccaaccttttttttttggcttgtgactgCTTAAAATAAAGCAATTCAGGACCCCCTCATCACATATTATAGCCTTTGTGTTGACACACGTTTTCAGCTGTTGAACCAAAGTGTGATTTTTCAGTCTCAGATTATTCAGTTGATATACATGTATTGAACATTTCAAAGAAAGGGAagcaaaatgacagaaaaataagaaaacaatgaATTCATTaggttgtttttgtgttatcCCTTTAATAATGGCTGTGGCTGGCCTCCTCAGTTTTACCTTTTGGTTTCATTGcactattacattttttatttttatttttttaagtttgtttctCAGCTTGGAAATGAAACAATGCGATGACTTCATCATAAGTCACTGTCCCCTGCAGGTATGTACGTGTGCTCCAAGTGTAACCATCCACTGTTCTCCAGTCGGTCCAAGTTCGCCCACTCGTCTCCCTGGCCGGCTTTCACTGACACCATCACAGACGACAGCGTCACCAGGATGATGGAGTCTC is a window of Sander vitreus isolate 19-12246 chromosome 21, sanVit1, whole genome shotgun sequence DNA encoding:
- the msrb1b gene encoding methionine-R-sulfoxide reductase B1b, encoding MSFCHFSGGEVYKDHFKPGMYVCSKCNHPLFSSRSKFAHSSPWPAFTDTITDDSVTRMMESLTAYKVLCGKCGSGLGHEFVNDGPEEGVSRFUIFSHSLKFVPNKGKDTQ